DNA from Triticum aestivum cultivar Chinese Spring chromosome 7D, IWGSC CS RefSeq v2.1, whole genome shotgun sequence:
TGAATATTAAGGATAGCAACTGGCATGACAACTTTGATGCAAGAATAATAGTGAATCTTTGTGCTGAAAAGATCGATAGTTTACCAACTCCTGGGGCAGACTTCCGCAGAGTTGGTTGTCAGTTGAAGACAATAATGATGAAGAAGTGTCAGATAGTGATGATTCAGACACTCATGATATGCTTGTTGAAGATATGTTTGCGGTTTCATATCATTGTACTGATATAGTGGTTGTGTATTTGCTCCACTATAGCAGATCGAGTGTTAGCATATATACAAACCAGAATACATCCGAGATAAGAAAATTACAAGAAAAAGTTGGATACGGGGCATAAAAGAATAAATATAATTTATAGTAACATTTATACTTCCATATAACCTAAATTTTTATCATCTTACAATTTGCCAAGTGTACCTTAACTAGTTAGCATAGCTAACCACATAACATTAGTTGATAAATATTAGTTATATTTTTTTCTTATACAAGTAAAATTTTAGTGTCACAAAATTATTTGCATTGTGCTAAATTAAAATGTATTTTTTGATAAAAAAATTCTCCCCCAATTGCTTTTGATAATTGCATAAACTATAAGGTATGACTTGTGTGTgtgagagggtgtgtgtgtgtgtgtctatatatattttaatattttttaaatatcacGGTAGAGATCTCTTAAACATAAGATCAATAAAAAATCTTAATAATGTTTTCTAGTGTATAAGTTAAACCATTGGAATTGATTATTGACTGATATTTTCGTGTTTGCCGCACGTTCTAGTGAGTTCAGCAACAACTTGCATCATGTGAATGTTATACTTGTACCGAAATAATATCAATTATGGTAATCATCAACGATCATGAAAATCCAGTGTATTCCACATACAATTTGATTATTTCAAATACTCATATGCAATATGTTTAGCATCATCTTGCGTATACAACTGCTCTGGCGAGTGCCTGAAATAAGAAGTCTCTCAGAATATTATGTATGTAATAAGCCGTTATGAATTTTGACAAAATGACAAGAAAATTATAAATGGAAATACTTTCTTTATAGTTTTGTCGGGATTTATTGTGTTCGAATGTTCATCACCGTGTTTCATTGTTTGTCAGCACACTTCAAACTTCATAGAGTTTTTTTTTAGAGGAAAAGGGCTCGAGAGCCCCGACTCCATTGCATTAATCAATGAAACCAAACCAACATTAGTTTTACAGCATTCCAAAGTCTCGAGCAGGCAGCAGCTAAGAGGTAACCTCTCCACACTACGCCTCTAAAACCTAACTAACAAGAATAAAAGGTCCAAAGGGATGCACACCCACGACTACACATCTGTTATGCCTGACATTACACATAAAGACACCACACATGGTGTTACATCATTTCACTCAGGCTCACAGGCCATACAGCGCGGGAAGATGATGCCCTTCGCACTCATCCTGCCCAACATGCTCAGGATCAGCATATGGCATCAACTCTGTCCTAGCTAGGGTCTGGCCACataagcataggaggctctctgaTCTTTTGTTCCAGTCTTGCCACCAGCCATTTCACTTTGTCCTTGACAGGGTCCGAGTACAGGATTTCCCACGCAGATAACATGCTGCCATCTTTCTCCACACCCCCTGCATATCAGACCACATAGCGCGGCCATGGGCAGCCCGCACTGGTTTTCATAGAGTTTCAATATGTTTTGTAGAGTTACAACATGTTTCAACTTTCAAGTTGTTGAAATATATTCAAGACTGGTATTGCTTCAAAGTCTTTGTCACCGGGAACACAAGTATGCAAACGGATTATAATGGATGTTGGTCACGATAGTGAAGATTTTTGGTTCTCCAGAAAATATCCTTTCTGGTATCTAGTATCTACCATATGTGTTTCTCGCTTATCcgtagtcctggccatgggcagcccggcccggacGGCCCGACCCGACCTGGCCTGAAGAAGCCCAACCCGGCCCGACTCGACCTTGCACACGGGTCGGGCCTGGGCCTAGAATTCGAGCCCGACGGCCGGGCCTGGGCCTGTCATTTTTGccgtttaaggaagaggcccggcctgTGGCCCGAGGCCTGGCGGGCTTCTAGTgtgatgggccgggcttgggcccaaTATTTAGACCCGACGGCCGGGCTGGGCCGGGCTCGGGACTGAGTTTTTTGCGTTGGGCTTTGGTTGGCCCGGCCCGACAGATGGCCAGGTATACTTACCCGTGAGGAAAACGGAATCGACAATGCTGCGAATAGTTTCGCACAAGACGTCTAGCCTGAAAGACGTTTTCCCCGTGAACTCCAACAAAGTGACTTTGCCCCCGTGCCCATGGTGGTCGTTACTTCGGTGGCAAAGTGAGGAGACGCggaggcaagcagcagcagcagcctccaAACTCCGAGGCACCACGCGCCCCGTCCGACTCTCCGGCGAGCCGAGgccgccgcggaggaggaggaagggcagAGGGGGAGGCCCTCGCGGGGCGCGGCTGAGCGGGCCGCGGCGCGgagaaaatggtggtggtggacGCGGCGGAGTTCGGGGCGGAGGGGTTCGACCCGAAGCGGTGGATCAACGCGGCGCTGGACGCGCGGCACCCGTCGGAGCCGCTCGACCGCTTCCTCGCCGACGCCGAGGAGCGGCTCCGCGCCGCGGCCGACGACGCCGGGGCGGCCCTCGAGCGGGACAgcgccgacgcgctccgccgcgtccCGCTCGCCTGCCGCGACGCGCTCAGGCTCCGCGACGACGCCCTCGCGCTGCGCTCCCACCTCGCCTCCGTCCTCCAGTCCCTCTCCCAGGTAGGTGCCCCCCGCCCTTCCCGCACCCCTCCGTCGTCCCTAGCCGGATCTGGATCTCGCGCGCGGGCACGCCCGGCATGTATGTGTTGTCGCGAAATCGAGACTCGTTTGGATGGGTGTTCTGGAGTAGATTAATCGGCGAAAATGTGCTAATTCGCATACTGCGATTCAGTCTGGGAATGATTTAGCTATGATTCAGTTTGAGCATGTATGAGTCGTTCATGCTTACAGTTCGGACTCTACTGTCGCTACCATGTTCTTAACCGGATCTGGATCTCAAATTCCGAGGCCATGTCACTTGTATCTGTGTGGTCTTTGCCTTGTACATAGCATTTTGCTTCTAAGATAATAAAATCATTATGACGTGTTCATAACATAATGTTAGATAGGACTATCCAAAATAGCACCAAATTCACAATTTAAGCTTTGATTTGATCTGTTTGGCCTTTGGACACACTGTCTCCTTTGTTGTTATGTGGAATTTGATCCCTCAGTTTTCCCGGGCTTAGTAAAACCCTGCTAGATTTTGGTACTTGAGTATTAGTTTGGGATGCTACCATGTATTGTACTTGTATACATCATAATTATGCACACAGAAAACTCTTGAGCATACTGTATAAAGTACATAGAAACTTACAAAATTCAGAGCTGATGTCCATGTAAACTGTGTCTATTGCCATAAAATACTGAGACCTGTAGTTCTAGTTAATTACATGTTTAGAATCTTCTCGAAAGAGCTGCAGCAGTAACATTTTTCTCCCAGTGTGATTGAGTGTGTACTTCCGACTGCAATGTAACTGTCTAATACAATTGTATGACTACAGCAGCATTTTGTATGGCTTTTTTGCGGAATACAATTGGATTTAATTCATGCTAGATTATTTGAAATTATTGATTCCTTATTCTAATGCAATGGGAACATTGAGAagtactagtgtcaaaaacgtcttacattatgggacggagggagtatatattagtgAAGTTAAAACACACATGCCACCTGCATGTACCCCAAACAAATTCGGCACACATTTTCAGCTTTATTTTGTAAATGTGTCTGttaaccaagtactccctccgttcctaaatacttgtctttctaggcatttcaacaagtgactacatacggagtaaaatgagtgaatctacactctaacatatgtctacatacatccgtatgtgatattcatttgaaatgcctagaaagacaagtatttaggaacggagggagtacttatgatAATTTCTCCAACCAGGCTGAGGGCTCATCTGCTGAGTCAATAACTGCGCTAGCACGAATTGATACTGTGAAACAACGCATGGAAGCTGCATACACGACATTGCAGGTATGTTTTAATAGTATCTACCATGGCACGGCACATGTCACTAGAGTACCTGCTTTACTCAAGTGGTAAGTTCTTATCTAATAATTGTGAGTCTGTTGGCTGGAATTGCAGGATGCGGCTGGACTAGCTCAGTTGAGCCAAAGTGTTGAGGATGTGTTTTCGAGTGGCGATCTTCCAAAAGCCGCAGAAACCCTGGCAACCATGAGACATTGCTTGTCAGCAGTCGGAGAGGTACTTTACTCTCCCCTCTCTCTTTCTCACCAAGCATCTATGCAGGGCCTTTTTATTTAGCTTGTTAAATGTTGCTTTCAGGTTGCAGAGTTTGCTAATGTGAGAAAGCAGCTTGAAGTATTGGAAGAAAGGCTGGACGAAATGGTTCAGCCCCGTTTATTGGATGCCCTTTCTAACCGCAAGGTTTCTGTCTCAAAATTAGCTCATTATTAACACTCCATGAaacatctttatttattttattttgaacctCTTCCTGTGCAATTTTGGTTGAAAGATTGATGCTGTGCAAGATCTTCGTGGTATATTGACACGTATTGGGAGGTTCAAGTCACTAGAGGTGCAATACACTAAGATTCATATCAAGCCTCTGAAGAAACTCTGGGAAGATTTTGACCTAAAGCAAAGGGCCAACAGGGCAGAGGTGGAGAAGCGTGGTGGTGAAATCACTAGTGTCTCATTCTCAAGCTGGCTGCCAAGTTTCTATGATGAGACACTACTTTACCTTGAACAAGAATGGAAGTGGTATGTCCATGTGATCCTGTTTTCTTTTGTTCTGTGTTGACAAATACTTGTGGTTCTAAATTAAGTCACACACAAGGTGGCCCATGGCAGCAGTTTGTAACTATCTTTGGGGCACATGAAAAATATTTGCCCCTCCGACTATCTTTAAACTGTACTGTTCTAAAATGCTAATACATGCAGGTGCTTGACTGCATTCCCTGAAGAATACAGATCACTAGTCCCAAAAGTACTTGTGGAGACCATGAGTGAGTTGAATTCAAGCTTTGTCTCTCGTGTTAATGTAGCAACTGGGGATGCTGTTCCTGAAACCAGATCTGTTGCAAAAGGTATACTTCGCGTATTTGTTTGTTTATTGGCAAGTTATTAGTTATTTTTTCTTGTTTGTTGCGGAAGAGCACTTAGTTTTGTTCCTTAATTAGTTGACTTATTTTCTCTATCTCCAGGTGTACTGGATGTTATATCAGGTGACTTGCCAAAAAGCATCAAATTGCAGAATAAACATCTTGCTGCACTAATCGAATTGCACAACATGACTGGCACTTTTGCTCGGAACATTCAGCACTTATTTTCAGAATCAGATCTTGGAGTTGTGCTGAGTACATTGAAAGCTATTTATTCCCCATATGAAACCTTTAAGATGAGGTAAGCATTTAAAGTCGTTTTGTCTGATAAaaacaaaggaaagaagaaaaaaaaaacttaTGTTGCATCTTGTTACCGCCtgtatttacaacaagttgtagttaTTAATGCATAACATTAAGCAGTTAGTTCTGTGTAGTATACTAAGTTTCATGTCATGTAGGTACGGGCAGATGGAGCGCGCTGTGCTTTCTGCTGCGATGGCCGGTATAGATATCCGTGGAGCCATCTCCCGTGGTTTAGGTGCACAAGGTATAGAGCTAAGTGAAACTGTCCGTAGGATGGAGGAATCCATCCCACAGATGATAGTACTTCTTGAAGCAGCTGTTGAGAGATGCATTAGTCTCACTGGTGGATCAGAGGCAGATGAACTGGTACTGGCTCTTGATGATGTCATGCTGCAATACATATCTAATCTACAAGAAACTTTGAAGTCCCTGAGGACGGTATGTGGGTTGGATAATACCACACATACTGATGCCTCGAAAAAAGATGCAGGGTTAGAGAAAAAGGAAGCACCGCGACTGGTGGATGTGTCTGAAGAGGAAGAATGGTCAATTGTCCAGGGTGCTTTGCAGGTTCTTACAGTTGCCGATTGCTTAACTAGCAGGACCTCAGTTTTCGAAGCTTCTTTAAGGGCTACTCTTGCCAGGATTGGAACAAACTTTTCTCTTTCCGGATTTGGTTCTAGCATGGATAAATTATCTGCTGGTACTGCTGATGACAACTCGGGAGCACCTCTGGGTGGGAGGGCAGCACTTGATATTGCAACCATTCGACTCACCAATCTACCAGACAAGTCTAAGAAACTCCTCACTGTGCTAGAACAGGTAAGTTATATGTTTCTAAAATGTCTTGCATTTAGTGTTACAACGCAGGGGTCAACTGTAAATCTGAACAATTAGCTAGTTACTGAACTTGCAAATGATGCATGTTAACCCTACTTTTAAGTAGCAATCGAAGTCCCGAGTTATTTGACTTTTTGATCTGATGGTTCAGACCGCAGGCTGCATTTTCTTATTGGGCTGAGTCAGCATATGCCTATTGTCTAGCAAATGATGGATTTCTGTGTTTGGTAAAATATGTATGCTTGATCATGTGATAATATGCTCTTTACATTGTTGCTAAGATTGCTGATCATGAGCGAGTCCTCATATTTACTTTGAACAGAACATATGGAGTAAAACTGTTGGGTTTGATTTGATTATAATTCTCTTGCTCCACGTGAAATTTAGCAGCAACTttcttttgtactccctctgttcctaaacatACGACGTTGAACtaccaaaacgtcatatatttaggaacggaggaagtattactGTAAGTTATTACTATTCAACTCTGGCGTAGAACCTATTCATATACCTCTTGATTCTTGCACGTAGAATTTATTTGCCCTTCATCCTCGGTTCATTTAAAGAAACTTGTTTCTGTTGTACAGTCAAAAGATCCAAGGTTCCACGCTCTTCCCGTCACGTCACAAAGAGTTGCGGCCTTCTCAGACAAAGTAAACGAGCTTGTATATGATGTGCTCATTTCCAAAGTCCGGCAGCGTCTCAGTGAGATTGCTCGCCTCCCAATCTGGTCGTCCGTGGAGGAGCAGGGTGGTCTTCCTCTTCCAAGCTTCAGTGCGTACCCACAGGCGTACGTGACCAGTGTCGGGGAGTATCTCCTCACTTTGCCACAGCAGTTGGAGCCTCTCGCTGAAGGCATCTCAGGCAGTGAGGCTGGCAACGACGAGGCTCAGTTCTTTGCTACAGAGTGGATATTCAAGGTAAGTGATACCACATTCGAAGTCACATAATCTGGACTTCGCATCTTCAATAAGAGTATCCATTACCCTGTTTACTTGTGAAATATGCTGTCAACAAAATCAGCCATGCTCCAATGCTTATTTTGTTTTATGTTGCAAATTATGTAGGGAACTGTGCGTTATACATATTGAAAATATGTGCATCACAATTGAACAGATCAATACATTAAATCCCCTCAACAGTCTTGTCATATTTACATAGCAACAAATAATAGAAAGCACGAAATCAATTGCTTTGAGTTCACACATGCCGGAAATTCTAGTATGTTTTCTTGACCTCCGGTTCCACATCTCAGGTTGCCGAGGGTGCTACCGCTCTGTTCATGGAGCAGCTGCGCGGGATCCACTACATCACGGACCGGGGCGCCCAGCAGCTCGCGGCGGACATCGAGTACCTGAACAACGTCCTCTCGGCGCTGTCGATGCCGATCCCTCCGTTCCTGTCCACTTTCCACGCCTGCATCTCGACCCCGAGGGACCAGGTCCGCGACCTGATAAAATCGGACGGCGGAGCCCAGCTGGACCTCCCCACCGCCCATCTGGTCTCCAAGATCCGGCGCATCTCGCTAGAGTAGTGAAACGATGTTGATCGCTGTGGtatttttgcaaatcgaagttAATGTAAAGGCATGCAGTCCCAGTGTCCCACACCCTGAGCAATTGGCTTGTGTGGCCTTTGCTTTTCTTCTTTGCCAACTTTTCGGTGACGGTGAGCTTTTACCTTGTAAGTTGTAACTGCACTGCTTTCAGATATAAAGTATAGAATAACACACTGTATTACAGAAGAATTTAGCGCTTGCGGCCTATCagcaagttggccaaaaaaaaagGGAAATTGTTAGTCGGCGGGTGCCAGAATTTAGCGCCTGCGCCCTA
Protein-coding regions in this window:
- the LOC123164023 gene encoding conserved oligomeric Golgi complex subunit 7; protein product: MVVVDAAEFGAEGFDPKRWINAALDARHPSEPLDRFLADAEERLRAAADDAGAALERDSADALRRVPLACRDALRLRDDALALRSHLASVLQSLSQAEGSSAESITALARIDTVKQRMEAAYTTLQDAAGLAQLSQSVEDVFSSGDLPKAAETLATMRHCLSAVGEVAEFANVRKQLEVLEERLDEMVQPRLLDALSNRKIDAVQDLRGILTRIGRFKSLEVQYTKIHIKPLKKLWEDFDLKQRANRAEVEKRGGEITSVSFSSWLPSFYDETLLYLEQEWKWCLTAFPEEYRSLVPKVLVETMSELNSSFVSRVNVATGDAVPETRSVAKGVLDVISGDLPKSIKLQNKHLAALIELHNMTGTFARNIQHLFSESDLGVVLSTLKAIYSPYETFKMRYGQMERAVLSAAMAGIDIRGAISRGLGAQGIELSETVRRMEESIPQMIVLLEAAVERCISLTGGSEADELVLALDDVMLQYISNLQETLKSLRTVCGLDNTTHTDASKKDAGLEKKEAPRLVDVSEEEEWSIVQGALQVLTVADCLTSRTSVFEASLRATLARIGTNFSLSGFGSSMDKLSAGTADDNSGAPLGGRAALDIATIRLTNLPDKSKKLLTVLEQSKDPRFHALPVTSQRVAAFSDKVNELVYDVLISKVRQRLSEIARLPIWSSVEEQGGLPLPSFSAYPQAYVTSVGEYLLTLPQQLEPLAEGISGSEAGNDEAQFFATEWIFKVAEGATALFMEQLRGIHYITDRGAQQLAADIEYLNNVLSALSMPIPPFLSTFHACISTPRDQVRDLIKSDGGAQLDLPTAHLVSKIRRISLE